Proteins co-encoded in one Zalophus californianus isolate mZalCal1 chromosome 9, mZalCal1.pri.v2, whole genome shotgun sequence genomic window:
- the PRPF40B gene encoding pre-mRNA-processing factor 40 homolog B isoform X2, which produces MAGPREAMEAYFLSVPDSGPRPPAAPAPFPPGPPMMPPPFMPPPGIPPPFPPMGLPPMSQRPPAIPPMPPGIMPPMLPPMGAPPPLTQIPGMVPPMLPGMLMPAVPVTAATAPGADTASSAVAGTGPPRALWSEHVAPDGRVYYYNADDKQSVWEKPSVLKSKAELLLSQCPWKEYKSDTGKPYYYNNQSKESRWTRPKDLDDLEALVKQEAAGKQPQPQILQPQPPQPQPEPPPGPPGPTPMPLGLLEPEPGGSEDCDTSEAAQPVEQGFLQQPEEGPSSAAGQHQPPQQEEEESKPEPERSGLSWSNREKAKQAFKELLRDKAVPSNASWEQAMKMVVTDPRYSALPKLSEKKQAFNAYKAQREKEEKEEARLRAKEAKQTLQHFLEQHERMTSTTRYRRAEQTFGELEVWAVVPERDRKEVYDDVLFFLAKKEKEQAKQLRRRNIQALKSILDGMSSVNFQTTWSQAQQYLMDNPSFAQDHQLQNMDKEDALICFEEHIRALEREEEEERERARLRERRQQRKNREAFQTFLDELHETGQLHSMSTWMELYPAVSTDVRFANMLGQPGSTPLDLFKFYVEELKARFHDEKKIIKDILKDRGFCVEVNTAFEDFAHVISFDKRAAALDAGNIKLTFNSLLEKAEAREREREKEEARRMRRREAAFRSMLRQAVPALELGTAWEEVRERFVCDSAFEQITLESERIRLFREFLQVLETECQHLHTKGRKHGRKGKKHHRKRSHSPSGSESEEEELPPPPLRPPKRRRRNPSESGSEPSSSLDSVESGGAALGGRGSPSSRLLLGSDHGLRKAKKPKKKTKKRRHKSS; this is translated from the exons ATGGCAGGACCGAGAGAAGCAATGGAAGCTTATTTCCTA TCGGTTCCCGATTCTGGTCCCCGGCCCCCAGCAGCGCCTGCCCCCTTCCCACCGGGGCCCCCCATGATGCCACCACCCTTC ATGCCCCCTCCAGGAATCCCCCCACCCTTTCCTCCGATGGGACTACCCCCCATGAGTCAGAGACCACCAGCCATCCCCCCGATGCCACCTGGCATCATGCCCCCAATGCTGCCACCAATGGGGGCGCCACCGCCACTCACGCAG ATACCAGGAATGGTACCGCCCATGCTGCCAGGGATGCTGATGCCAGCGGTGCCTGTCACCGCAGCG ACGGCTCCGGGTGCGGACACAGCCAGCT CTGCTGTGGCTGGGACAGGCCCTCCG aggGCCCTGTGGAGTGAGCATGTGGCCCCTGACGGGCGCGTCTACTACTACAATGCAGACGACAAGCAGTCCGTGTGGGAGAAGCCCAGCGTGCTCAAGTCCAAGGCAGAG TTGCTGCTGTCCCAGTGTCCCTGGAAAGAGTACAAGTCCGACACGGGCAAACCTTACTACTATAACAACCAGAGTAAGGAGTCTCGCTGGACCCGGCCCAAGGACCTGGATGAcctggagg CTCTAGTCAAACAAGAGGCTGCAGG gaagcagccccagccccagataCTGCAGCCGCAGCCACCTCAGCCCCAGCCTGAGCCCCCGCCCGGGCcgcctggccccacccccatgcccctgGGCCTTCTAGAGCCTGAGCCAGGTGGGAGTGAAGATTGCGATACGTCAGAGGCTGCCCAGCCTGTGGAGCAGGGGTTTCTGCAGCAGCCGGAGGAGGGCCCCAGCAG TGCTGCTGGACAGCATCAGCCACcacagcaggaggaagaggaatcAAAGCCAGAACCAGAGAGGTCTGGCCTCAGTTGGAGCAACCGGGAGAAGGCAAAGCAGGCCTTCAAGGAGCTGCTGAGGGACAAG GCTGTCCCCTCCAATGCCTCGTGGGAACAGGCCATGAAGATGGTGGTCACCGACCCCCGTTACAG TGCCTTGCCCAAGCTGAGTGAGAAAAAGCAGGCATTCAATGCCTACAAGGCGCAgcgggagaaggaggagaaggaggaggcccGGCTAAGGGCCAAGGAGGCCAAGCAGACCTTGCAGCATTTCCTGGAGCAGCACGAACGCATGACCTCTACCACCCGCTACCG GCGGGCCGAACAGACCTTTGGGGAGCTGGAGGTGTGGGCTGTGGTCCCTGAGAGGGATCGAAAAGAGGTTTATGATGATGTCCTCTTCTTCCTGGCCAAGAAGGAGAAG GAACAGGCCAAGCAGCTCCGGCGCCGCAACATCCAGGCCCTGAAGAGTATCCTGGATGGGATGAGTAGTGTCAACTTCCAAACTACATGGTCCCAGGCTCAGCAGTACCTCATGGATAACCCCAGCTTTGCTCAGGACCACCAGCTGCAGA ATATGGACAAGGAAGATGCACTGATCTGCTTTGAGGAGCATATCCGAGCtttggagagggaggaggaggaggagcgggagCGGGCCCGCCTTCGGGAGCGGCGTCAGCAACGCAAGAACCGGGAGGCCTTCCAG ACCTTCCTGGACGAGCTGCACGAGACAGGGCAGCTGCACTCTATGTCCACCTGGATGGAGCTGTACCCAGCGGTCAGCACTGATGTCCGCTTTGCCAACATGCTGGGCCAGCCGG gctCCACCCCTCTGGACTTGTTCAAGTTCTATGTGGAGGAGTTGAAGGCACGATTCCATGATGAGAAGAAGATCATTAAGGACATCCTTAAG GACCGGGGCTTCTGCGTGGAGGTGAACACAGCCTTTGAGGACTTCGCCCACGTCATAAGCTTTGACAAGAGGGCGGCTGCGCTGGACGCAGGCAACATCAAGCTGACCTTCAATAGT TTGCTGGAGAAAGCAGAGGCGCGGGAGCGAGAGCGGGAGAAGGAGGAGGCGCGAAGGATGCGGCGCAGGGAAGCTGCCTTCCGAAGCATGCTGAGGCAGGCCGTGCCTGCCCTGGAGCTGGGCACTGCCTGGGAAGAG GTCCGTGAGCGCTTTGTGTGCGACTCAGCCTTTGAGCAGATCACCCTGGAGTCGGAGCGGATCCGGCTCTTCCGGGAGTTCCTGCAGGTACTGGAG acTGAATGCCAGCACCTCCACACCAAAGGCCGAAAACACGGCAGAAAGGGCAAGAAGCACCATCGAAAGCGTTCCCACTCGCCCTCA GGCTCTGAGTCGGAAGAAGAGGAGCTGCCCCCGCCGCCTCTCCGACCCCCCAAGCGGAGAAGGCGGAACCCCTCGGAGTCAGGCTCTGAGCCCTCTTCCTCCCTTGATTCGGTTGAAAGTGGGGGTGCTGCCCTTGGAGGACGGGGCTCCCCATCTTCTCGCCTTCTCCTTGGATCAG ATCATGGCCTTCGGAAAGccaagaaaccaaaaaagaaaactaagaagagAAGACACAAGTCG TCCTGA
- the PRPF40B gene encoding pre-mRNA-processing factor 40 homolog B isoform X1 — translation MAGPREAMEAYFLSVPDSGPRPPAAPAPFPPGPPMMPPPFMPPPGIPPPFPPMGLPPMSQRPPAIPPMPPGIMPPMLPPMGAPPPLTQIPGMVPPMLPGMLMPAVPVTAATAPGADTASSAVAGTGPPRALWSEHVAPDGRVYYYNADDKQSVWEKPSVLKSKAELLLSQCPWKEYKSDTGKPYYYNNQSKESRWTRPKDLDDLEALVKQEAAGKQPQPQILQPQPPQPQPEPPPGPPGPTPMPLGLLEPEPGGSEDCDTSEAAQPVEQGFLQQPEEGPSSAAGQHQPPQQEEEESKPEPERSGLSWSNREKAKQAFKELLRDKAVPSNASWEQAMKMVVTDPRYSALPKLSEKKQAFNAYKAQREKEEKEEARLRAKEAKQTLQHFLEQHERMTSTTRYRRAEQTFGELEVWAVVPERDRKEVYDDVLFFLAKKEKEQAKQLRRRNIQALKSILDGMSSVNFQTTWSQAQQYLMDNPSFAQDHQLQNMDKEDALICFEEHIRALEREEEEERERARLRERRQQRKNREAFQTFLDELHETGQLHSMSTWMELYPAVSTDVRFANMLGQPGSTPLDLFKFYVEELKARFHDEKKIIKDILKDRGFCVEVNTAFEDFAHVISFDKRAAALDAGNIKLTFNSLLEKAEAREREREKEEARRMRRREAAFRSMLRQAVPALELGTAWEEVRERFVCDSAFEQITLESERIRLFREFLQVLETECQHLHTKGRKHGRKGKKHHRKRSHSPSGSESEEEELPPPPLRPPKRRRRNPSESGSEPSSSLDSVESGGAALGGRGSPSSRLLLGSDHGLRKAKKPKKKTKKRRHKSNSPESETDPEEKAGKESDEKEPEQDKDRELRRAELLNRSPGFGIKKEKTGWDTSESELSEGELERRRRTLLQQLDDHQ, via the exons ATGGCAGGACCGAGAGAAGCAATGGAAGCTTATTTCCTA TCGGTTCCCGATTCTGGTCCCCGGCCCCCAGCAGCGCCTGCCCCCTTCCCACCGGGGCCCCCCATGATGCCACCACCCTTC ATGCCCCCTCCAGGAATCCCCCCACCCTTTCCTCCGATGGGACTACCCCCCATGAGTCAGAGACCACCAGCCATCCCCCCGATGCCACCTGGCATCATGCCCCCAATGCTGCCACCAATGGGGGCGCCACCGCCACTCACGCAG ATACCAGGAATGGTACCGCCCATGCTGCCAGGGATGCTGATGCCAGCGGTGCCTGTCACCGCAGCG ACGGCTCCGGGTGCGGACACAGCCAGCT CTGCTGTGGCTGGGACAGGCCCTCCG aggGCCCTGTGGAGTGAGCATGTGGCCCCTGACGGGCGCGTCTACTACTACAATGCAGACGACAAGCAGTCCGTGTGGGAGAAGCCCAGCGTGCTCAAGTCCAAGGCAGAG TTGCTGCTGTCCCAGTGTCCCTGGAAAGAGTACAAGTCCGACACGGGCAAACCTTACTACTATAACAACCAGAGTAAGGAGTCTCGCTGGACCCGGCCCAAGGACCTGGATGAcctggagg CTCTAGTCAAACAAGAGGCTGCAGG gaagcagccccagccccagataCTGCAGCCGCAGCCACCTCAGCCCCAGCCTGAGCCCCCGCCCGGGCcgcctggccccacccccatgcccctgGGCCTTCTAGAGCCTGAGCCAGGTGGGAGTGAAGATTGCGATACGTCAGAGGCTGCCCAGCCTGTGGAGCAGGGGTTTCTGCAGCAGCCGGAGGAGGGCCCCAGCAG TGCTGCTGGACAGCATCAGCCACcacagcaggaggaagaggaatcAAAGCCAGAACCAGAGAGGTCTGGCCTCAGTTGGAGCAACCGGGAGAAGGCAAAGCAGGCCTTCAAGGAGCTGCTGAGGGACAAG GCTGTCCCCTCCAATGCCTCGTGGGAACAGGCCATGAAGATGGTGGTCACCGACCCCCGTTACAG TGCCTTGCCCAAGCTGAGTGAGAAAAAGCAGGCATTCAATGCCTACAAGGCGCAgcgggagaaggaggagaaggaggaggcccGGCTAAGGGCCAAGGAGGCCAAGCAGACCTTGCAGCATTTCCTGGAGCAGCACGAACGCATGACCTCTACCACCCGCTACCG GCGGGCCGAACAGACCTTTGGGGAGCTGGAGGTGTGGGCTGTGGTCCCTGAGAGGGATCGAAAAGAGGTTTATGATGATGTCCTCTTCTTCCTGGCCAAGAAGGAGAAG GAACAGGCCAAGCAGCTCCGGCGCCGCAACATCCAGGCCCTGAAGAGTATCCTGGATGGGATGAGTAGTGTCAACTTCCAAACTACATGGTCCCAGGCTCAGCAGTACCTCATGGATAACCCCAGCTTTGCTCAGGACCACCAGCTGCAGA ATATGGACAAGGAAGATGCACTGATCTGCTTTGAGGAGCATATCCGAGCtttggagagggaggaggaggaggagcgggagCGGGCCCGCCTTCGGGAGCGGCGTCAGCAACGCAAGAACCGGGAGGCCTTCCAG ACCTTCCTGGACGAGCTGCACGAGACAGGGCAGCTGCACTCTATGTCCACCTGGATGGAGCTGTACCCAGCGGTCAGCACTGATGTCCGCTTTGCCAACATGCTGGGCCAGCCGG gctCCACCCCTCTGGACTTGTTCAAGTTCTATGTGGAGGAGTTGAAGGCACGATTCCATGATGAGAAGAAGATCATTAAGGACATCCTTAAG GACCGGGGCTTCTGCGTGGAGGTGAACACAGCCTTTGAGGACTTCGCCCACGTCATAAGCTTTGACAAGAGGGCGGCTGCGCTGGACGCAGGCAACATCAAGCTGACCTTCAATAGT TTGCTGGAGAAAGCAGAGGCGCGGGAGCGAGAGCGGGAGAAGGAGGAGGCGCGAAGGATGCGGCGCAGGGAAGCTGCCTTCCGAAGCATGCTGAGGCAGGCCGTGCCTGCCCTGGAGCTGGGCACTGCCTGGGAAGAG GTCCGTGAGCGCTTTGTGTGCGACTCAGCCTTTGAGCAGATCACCCTGGAGTCGGAGCGGATCCGGCTCTTCCGGGAGTTCCTGCAGGTACTGGAG acTGAATGCCAGCACCTCCACACCAAAGGCCGAAAACACGGCAGAAAGGGCAAGAAGCACCATCGAAAGCGTTCCCACTCGCCCTCA GGCTCTGAGTCGGAAGAAGAGGAGCTGCCCCCGCCGCCTCTCCGACCCCCCAAGCGGAGAAGGCGGAACCCCTCGGAGTCAGGCTCTGAGCCCTCTTCCTCCCTTGATTCGGTTGAAAGTGGGGGTGCTGCCCTTGGAGGACGGGGCTCCCCATCTTCTCGCCTTCTCCTTGGATCAG ATCATGGCCTTCGGAAAGccaagaaaccaaaaaagaaaactaagaagagAAGACACAAGTCG AACAGTCCTGAGAGCGAGACAGACCCTGAGGAGAAAGCTGGCAAGGAGAGTGATGAGAAAGAGCCAGAACAGGACAAGGACAGGGAGCTCCGGCGGGCAGAACTCCTGAACCGCTCCCCAGGTTTTGGAATCAAGAAGGAGAAG ACGGGCTGGGACACGTCGGAAAGTGAGCTGAGCGAGGGTGAGCTGGAAAGGCGGCGGCGGACGCTCCTGCAGCAGCTGGACGACCACCAGTGA
- the PRPF40B gene encoding pre-mRNA-processing factor 40 homolog B isoform X3, giving the protein MAGPREAMEAYFLSVPDSGPRPPAAPAPFPPGPPMMPPPFMPPPGIPPPFPPMGLPPMSQRPPAIPPMPPGIMPPMLPPMGAPPPLTQIPGMVPPMLPGMLMPAVPVTAATAPGADTASSAVAGTGPPRALWSEHVAPDGRVYYYNADDKQSVWEKPSVLKSKAELLLSQCPWKEYKSDTGKPYYYNNQSKESRWTRPKDLDDLEALVKQEAAGKQPQPQILQPQPPQPQPEPPPGPPGPTPMPLGLLEPEPGGSEDCDTSEAAQPVEQGFLQQPEEGPSSAAGQHQPPQQEEEESKPEPERSGLSWSNREKAKQAFKELLRDKAVPSNASWEQAMKMVVTDPRYSALPKLSEKKQAFNAYKAQREKEEKEEARLRAKEAKQTLQHFLEQHERMTSTTRYRRAEQTFGELEVWAVVPERDRKEVYDDVLFFLAKKEKEQAKQLRRRNIQALKSILDGMSSVNFQTTWSQAQQYLMDNPSFAQDHQLQNMDKEDALICFEEHIRALEREEEEERERARLRERRQQRKNREAFQTFLDELHETGQLHSMSTWMELYPAVSTDVRFANMLGQPGSTPLDLFKFYVEELKARFHDEKKIIKDILKDRGFCVEVNTAFEDFAHVISFDKRAAALDAGNIKLTFNSLLEKAEAREREREKEEARRMRRREAAFRSMLRQAVPALELGTAWEEVRERFVCDSAFEQITLESERIRLFREFLQVLETECQHLHTKGRKHGRKGKKHHRKRSHSPSFPDLRASGAQRTCALTCIC; this is encoded by the exons ATGGCAGGACCGAGAGAAGCAATGGAAGCTTATTTCCTA TCGGTTCCCGATTCTGGTCCCCGGCCCCCAGCAGCGCCTGCCCCCTTCCCACCGGGGCCCCCCATGATGCCACCACCCTTC ATGCCCCCTCCAGGAATCCCCCCACCCTTTCCTCCGATGGGACTACCCCCCATGAGTCAGAGACCACCAGCCATCCCCCCGATGCCACCTGGCATCATGCCCCCAATGCTGCCACCAATGGGGGCGCCACCGCCACTCACGCAG ATACCAGGAATGGTACCGCCCATGCTGCCAGGGATGCTGATGCCAGCGGTGCCTGTCACCGCAGCG ACGGCTCCGGGTGCGGACACAGCCAGCT CTGCTGTGGCTGGGACAGGCCCTCCG aggGCCCTGTGGAGTGAGCATGTGGCCCCTGACGGGCGCGTCTACTACTACAATGCAGACGACAAGCAGTCCGTGTGGGAGAAGCCCAGCGTGCTCAAGTCCAAGGCAGAG TTGCTGCTGTCCCAGTGTCCCTGGAAAGAGTACAAGTCCGACACGGGCAAACCTTACTACTATAACAACCAGAGTAAGGAGTCTCGCTGGACCCGGCCCAAGGACCTGGATGAcctggagg CTCTAGTCAAACAAGAGGCTGCAGG gaagcagccccagccccagataCTGCAGCCGCAGCCACCTCAGCCCCAGCCTGAGCCCCCGCCCGGGCcgcctggccccacccccatgcccctgGGCCTTCTAGAGCCTGAGCCAGGTGGGAGTGAAGATTGCGATACGTCAGAGGCTGCCCAGCCTGTGGAGCAGGGGTTTCTGCAGCAGCCGGAGGAGGGCCCCAGCAG TGCTGCTGGACAGCATCAGCCACcacagcaggaggaagaggaatcAAAGCCAGAACCAGAGAGGTCTGGCCTCAGTTGGAGCAACCGGGAGAAGGCAAAGCAGGCCTTCAAGGAGCTGCTGAGGGACAAG GCTGTCCCCTCCAATGCCTCGTGGGAACAGGCCATGAAGATGGTGGTCACCGACCCCCGTTACAG TGCCTTGCCCAAGCTGAGTGAGAAAAAGCAGGCATTCAATGCCTACAAGGCGCAgcgggagaaggaggagaaggaggaggcccGGCTAAGGGCCAAGGAGGCCAAGCAGACCTTGCAGCATTTCCTGGAGCAGCACGAACGCATGACCTCTACCACCCGCTACCG GCGGGCCGAACAGACCTTTGGGGAGCTGGAGGTGTGGGCTGTGGTCCCTGAGAGGGATCGAAAAGAGGTTTATGATGATGTCCTCTTCTTCCTGGCCAAGAAGGAGAAG GAACAGGCCAAGCAGCTCCGGCGCCGCAACATCCAGGCCCTGAAGAGTATCCTGGATGGGATGAGTAGTGTCAACTTCCAAACTACATGGTCCCAGGCTCAGCAGTACCTCATGGATAACCCCAGCTTTGCTCAGGACCACCAGCTGCAGA ATATGGACAAGGAAGATGCACTGATCTGCTTTGAGGAGCATATCCGAGCtttggagagggaggaggaggaggagcgggagCGGGCCCGCCTTCGGGAGCGGCGTCAGCAACGCAAGAACCGGGAGGCCTTCCAG ACCTTCCTGGACGAGCTGCACGAGACAGGGCAGCTGCACTCTATGTCCACCTGGATGGAGCTGTACCCAGCGGTCAGCACTGATGTCCGCTTTGCCAACATGCTGGGCCAGCCGG gctCCACCCCTCTGGACTTGTTCAAGTTCTATGTGGAGGAGTTGAAGGCACGATTCCATGATGAGAAGAAGATCATTAAGGACATCCTTAAG GACCGGGGCTTCTGCGTGGAGGTGAACACAGCCTTTGAGGACTTCGCCCACGTCATAAGCTTTGACAAGAGGGCGGCTGCGCTGGACGCAGGCAACATCAAGCTGACCTTCAATAGT TTGCTGGAGAAAGCAGAGGCGCGGGAGCGAGAGCGGGAGAAGGAGGAGGCGCGAAGGATGCGGCGCAGGGAAGCTGCCTTCCGAAGCATGCTGAGGCAGGCCGTGCCTGCCCTGGAGCTGGGCACTGCCTGGGAAGAG GTCCGTGAGCGCTTTGTGTGCGACTCAGCCTTTGAGCAGATCACCCTGGAGTCGGAGCGGATCCGGCTCTTCCGGGAGTTCCTGCAGGTACTGGAG acTGAATGCCAGCACCTCCACACCAAAGGCCGAAAACACGGCAGAAAGGGCAAGAAGCACCATCGAAAGCGTTCCCACTCGCCCTCA tTCCCAGACTTGAGGGCTTCTGGAGCCCAGAGAACCTGTGCGCTGACATGTATCTGCTGA